Proteins co-encoded in one Longimicrobium sp. genomic window:
- the lspA gene encoding signal peptidase II — protein sequence MKLSRNRWLALGIAGVVAADWITKFWVANQLSIGSERPLVGGWVSLSHHRNPGISFSWFADSESAWRTPLLALAACIGVVVALQIMRTTRDAWVRVASGLVIAGALGNLGDRLMDGAVTDFILVRSFPFIFNVADVAISLGAVVLAARLVRDAPAESTPSTAL from the coding sequence ATGAAGCTTTCGCGCAACCGCTGGCTCGCGCTCGGCATCGCCGGGGTGGTGGCGGCGGACTGGATCACCAAGTTCTGGGTGGCCAACCAGCTCTCCATCGGGAGCGAGCGGCCGCTGGTCGGCGGGTGGGTGTCGCTCTCGCACCACCGCAATCCGGGGATCTCCTTCTCCTGGTTCGCGGACAGCGAATCGGCGTGGCGCACGCCGCTGCTGGCGCTGGCGGCGTGCATCGGCGTGGTGGTCGCGCTGCAGATCATGCGCACAACGCGAGATGCATGGGTCAGGGTCGCGTCCGGGCTCGTCATTGCCGGGGCGCTGGGGAACCTGGGCGACCGGCTGATGGACGGCGCCGTGACCGACTTCATCCTGGTGCGCTCCTTCCCCTTCATCTTCAACGTGGCAGACGTGGCGATCTCGCTGGGCGCCGTGGTGCTGGCGGCACGACTGGTGCGCGACGCACCGGCCGAATCCACTCCGTCCACCGCGCTCTGA
- a CDS encoding aminotransferase class I/II-fold pyridoxal phosphate-dependent enzyme: MPRLARHFQGLPPYPLTEVPATKRELLARGVDVIDLGTGDADLAPPPAAVHALREAAPDPANSRYAFQLGLVEFREEIARWMQGRFGVAVDPMRELLPLIGSKEGIFHLPFAFLERGDVTIMPDPGYQAYLGGTVLAGGEAHLVPLRPENDFLIPLDEIPAEVVKRARILYLNYPNNPTAAIAPREYLERAVEFCREHDLILAYDNAYSEVAFDGYVPPSILEIPGAREVAIEFHSLSKTYNMTGWRAGWAVGEPQLIAALQRVKSFADTGVPFSIQHAGAAALRSHAEWVPGNVATFQARRDAAVETLRGAGWDVPNPAATMYLWVPLPEGVESEQWARRLLLEQGVSVLPGKSLGRGGEGFFRIALTTSEERIREAAERIARMAETAAV; the protein is encoded by the coding sequence ATGCCCCGTCTCGCTCGCCACTTCCAGGGTCTGCCGCCCTACCCGCTCACCGAAGTCCCCGCCACCAAGCGCGAGCTGCTGGCCAGGGGGGTGGACGTGATCGACCTGGGGACGGGCGACGCGGACCTGGCGCCGCCCCCGGCCGCGGTGCACGCGCTGCGCGAGGCGGCGCCGGACCCGGCCAACTCGCGCTACGCCTTCCAGCTCGGCCTGGTGGAGTTCCGCGAGGAGATCGCGCGCTGGATGCAGGGACGCTTCGGGGTGGCGGTCGATCCCATGCGCGAGCTGCTGCCGCTGATCGGCTCCAAGGAGGGGATTTTCCACCTCCCCTTCGCCTTCCTGGAACGCGGCGACGTCACCATCATGCCCGATCCGGGCTATCAGGCGTACCTGGGCGGCACGGTGCTGGCCGGCGGCGAGGCGCACCTGGTGCCGCTGCGTCCGGAGAACGACTTCCTGATTCCGCTGGACGAGATTCCGGCGGAGGTGGTGAAGCGCGCGCGCATCCTCTACCTCAACTACCCCAACAACCCCACCGCCGCCATCGCGCCGCGCGAGTACCTGGAGCGCGCGGTGGAGTTCTGCCGCGAGCACGACCTGATCCTGGCGTACGACAACGCGTACTCGGAGGTCGCGTTCGACGGGTACGTTCCGCCGTCGATCCTGGAGATTCCTGGCGCGCGCGAGGTGGCGATCGAGTTCCACTCGCTCTCCAAGACGTACAACATGACGGGGTGGCGCGCCGGGTGGGCGGTGGGCGAGCCTCAGCTCATCGCGGCTCTGCAGCGGGTGAAGAGCTTTGCGGACACGGGCGTCCCCTTCTCGATCCAGCACGCGGGTGCCGCGGCGCTCCGCTCGCACGCGGAGTGGGTGCCGGGGAACGTGGCCACCTTCCAGGCCCGCCGCGACGCGGCCGTCGAGACGCTGCGCGGCGCCGGCTGGGACGTCCCCAATCCCGCCGCCACGATGTACCTGTGGGTGCCGCTCCCCGAAGGCGTCGAATCGGAGCAGTGGGCGCGGCGCCTCCTCCTGGAGCAGGGCGTCAGCGTCCTCCCCGGCAAGTCGCTCGGGCGCGGCGGCGAGGGGTTCTTTCGCATCGCGCTGACCACTTCGGAGGAGCGGATCCGCGAGGCGGCGGAACGCATCGCGCGGATGGCGGAGACGGCGGCGGTCTGA
- a CDS encoding BON domain-containing protein — translation MPGWNTSCTPAPRAALRKSSGTNIVRRGNMGQGRGKRAPRDEGNEGENALVFALGAATGFALSLWVVGRAAREVQAGGVRGRLRDGALSLTERLRPGRLRREYSDQRELTRLEDAVLDAFLRDPVLAERPIDVGAISRGIIELSGSVNTHQEADLAVHTAQRVPNVETVVNRLEIENDIARRPARVNQGTGGAMSAEWSGNVSGMGRKRQGDTEPDQRDDSQHIRETSIEHSDRREFEEEELAHSHPVMGSRPSPHPENPTNFSEDELDNQSPYGKHAVPQPEQPQELNSLGRVGEGLKPGIELRLEQADVPVKPHQAANPVEPRDENA, via the coding sequence ATGCCCGGCTGGAACACCTCTTGCACCCCCGCCCCCCGCGCCGCGCTGCGCAAATCGTCTGGCACCAACATCGTACGAAGGGGGAACATGGGGCAGGGTCGGGGGAAGCGCGCGCCGCGCGATGAGGGCAACGAGGGCGAGAACGCGCTGGTATTCGCCCTGGGGGCCGCCACCGGGTTCGCGCTCTCGCTGTGGGTGGTGGGGCGCGCCGCGCGAGAGGTGCAGGCGGGCGGCGTGCGCGGGCGGCTCCGCGACGGCGCGCTCTCGCTCACCGAACGGCTGCGCCCGGGGCGCCTGCGCCGCGAGTACAGCGACCAGCGCGAGCTGACCCGGCTGGAAGACGCCGTGCTGGACGCCTTCCTGCGCGACCCGGTGCTCGCAGAGCGTCCGATCGACGTGGGCGCCATCAGCCGCGGAATCATCGAGCTTTCCGGGTCGGTGAACACGCACCAGGAGGCGGATCTGGCGGTGCACACGGCGCAGCGCGTGCCCAACGTGGAGACGGTGGTCAACCGGCTGGAGATCGAGAACGACATTGCGCGCCGTCCGGCGCGCGTAAACCAGGGGACGGGGGGAGCGATGTCGGCAGAGTGGAGTGGAAACGTGAGCGGGATGGGGCGGAAGCGTCAGGGCGACACCGAGCCGGACCAGAGGGACGACTCGCAGCACATCCGCGAGACCTCCATCGAGCACTCGGACCGCCGTGAGTTCGAGGAGGAGGAGCTGGCGCACTCGCACCCCGTCATGGGCTCGCGCCCGTCGCCGCACCCGGAGAACCCCACGAACTTCTCCGAGGACGAGCTGGACAACCAGAGCCCGTACGGCAAGCACGCCGTGCCGCAGCCCGAGCAGCCGCAGGAGCTGAACTCGCTGGGCCGCGTGGGCGAGGGCCTCAAGCCCGGCATCGAGCTGCGCCTGGAGCAGGCCGACGTCCCGGTGAAGCCCCACCAGGCCGCCAACCCGGTGGAGCCCCGCGACGAAAACGCCTGA
- a CDS encoding GatB/YqeY domain-containing protein: protein MPDVPLKDQVRTDLNDARRGRDKLRTTVLSTFISEIRNREIEVGGELNDEQVQGVAITAIKKRREAAELMRANARAELAEKEEQEAAVLQAYLPAQLTEDEVRAMVREAVAAGAKNLGDVMKQVSPRTKGRFEGKELNRVAKEVLAG from the coding sequence ATGCCGGACGTACCGCTCAAGGACCAGGTCCGCACCGACCTGAACGATGCCCGCCGCGGGCGCGACAAGCTCCGCACGACCGTGCTCAGCACCTTCATCTCCGAGATTCGCAACCGCGAGATCGAGGTGGGCGGCGAGCTGAACGACGAGCAGGTGCAGGGGGTGGCGATCACGGCGATCAAGAAGCGCCGCGAGGCCGCCGAGCTGATGCGCGCCAACGCCCGCGCCGAGCTGGCCGAGAAGGAGGAGCAGGAAGCCGCCGTGCTCCAGGCCTACCTCCCCGCGCAGCTCACCGAAGACGAGGTGCGCGCCATGGTCCGCGAAGCCGTCGCCGCGGGCGCCAAGAACCTTGGCGACGTAATGAAGCAGGTGAGCCCGCGCACCAAGGGCCGCTTCGAGGGCAAGGAGCTCAACCGCGTCGCCAAGGAAGTCCTCGCAGGCTGA
- a CDS encoding metal-dependent transcriptional regulator codes for MFSQVVEDYLKAVWMLQQLESPVATSRIAERLGLTSAAVTAMVKRLAEQGLVRHEPYYGVRLTASGELAALRIIRRHRVLELFLVEKLGYEWDGVHEEADRLEHAASDELIERLARLLGEPDRDPHGNAIPSADGEVDTAHYPSLGDLAAGECRRILEVEVDEPEQLRYLGSLNLRPGAEVELLDKSPFDGPVSVAVNGARTVISHSLAQRIRVRSTPAPEPAGDAPG; via the coding sequence ATGTTCAGCCAGGTGGTGGAAGACTACCTCAAGGCCGTGTGGATGCTCCAGCAGCTCGAGTCGCCCGTGGCCACGTCGCGGATCGCGGAGCGGCTGGGGCTCACCTCCGCGGCCGTAACCGCCATGGTCAAGCGCCTGGCGGAGCAGGGGCTGGTGCGCCACGAGCCGTACTACGGCGTGCGGCTGACCGCGTCGGGGGAGCTGGCGGCGCTGCGCATCATCCGCCGCCATCGCGTGCTGGAGCTCTTTTTGGTGGAGAAGCTGGGCTACGAGTGGGACGGCGTGCACGAGGAGGCCGACCGGCTGGAGCACGCCGCCAGCGACGAGCTCATCGAGCGGCTGGCGCGGCTGCTGGGGGAGCCGGACCGCGACCCACACGGCAACGCCATCCCCAGCGCGGACGGCGAGGTGGACACGGCGCACTACCCCTCGCTGGGCGACCTGGCCGCCGGCGAGTGCCGGCGCATCCTGGAGGTGGAGGTCGACGAGCCGGAGCAGCTTCGCTACCTCGGCTCGCTCAACCTGCGCCCCGGCGCGGAGGTGGAACTGCTGGACAAGTCGCCCTTCGACGGGCCCGTTTCGGTGGCGGTCAACGGGGCGCGCACGGTCATCAGCCACTCGCTGGCCCAGCGCATCCGCGTGCGCTCCACCCCCGCCCCGGAGCCGGCCGGCGACGCGCCGGGGTGA
- a CDS encoding ATP-binding protein has product MLSPPLTFLTDPARLAALAETGLLDSAPEEVFDRLTRLVVRTLGAGASTLTLLDGERQFFKSAAGPDMPPIRETPMEHSLCRHAAGAGAAMAVPDTQEDPCMRDSPAVTRMGVRAYAGVPLVTSDGHALGTLCALSMSPRAWSGDEMATLADLAEIAVAEIERRRAGERPEHGQASLRAADGLIQAMLQQSLAGIFVVQDERFRYLNPRLTEIFATDEAWLRERSVWEVVHPDDRASAEAYARGQLYGPPRAAHYSLRGVRADGRVVWLEIHASRAEVEGRAAAVGLVVDVSERVTAEQERQEAVAARDRFYAMASHELRTPVSAVMLYNELLLGEGYGALGPEQRDAVERSQRCAADLLELINDLLDLSRLESGKMEPRIEEVELVALARDAVAAVEVIAAEQACTVTLEAPEPPLVVGGDGKRIRQILLNLLGNAVKYGHGRPVRVRVARHGGGAIVEVADLGPGIPAADQARIFEDFVRLDDAADQGTGLGLPIARRLAQLLGGSLEVASVVGQGSTFRLTLPS; this is encoded by the coding sequence ATGCTCTCCCCACCGCTCACCTTCCTTACCGATCCCGCGCGGCTGGCGGCCCTGGCAGAGACGGGGCTGCTCGATTCGGCGCCGGAAGAGGTGTTCGACCGGCTGACGCGCCTCGTGGTGCGGACGCTGGGCGCCGGTGCGTCCACGCTGACGCTGCTGGACGGCGAGCGGCAGTTCTTCAAGAGCGCCGCCGGCCCGGACATGCCCCCCATCCGCGAGACGCCGATGGAGCACTCGCTCTGCCGGCACGCGGCGGGCGCGGGCGCGGCGATGGCGGTGCCGGACACGCAGGAAGACCCGTGCATGCGCGACAGCCCCGCCGTAACGCGCATGGGCGTGCGTGCCTACGCCGGCGTCCCGCTGGTGACCTCGGACGGGCACGCGCTGGGGACGCTGTGCGCGCTGAGCATGAGCCCCCGCGCCTGGAGCGGCGACGAGATGGCGACGCTCGCCGACCTGGCGGAAATCGCGGTGGCGGAGATCGAGCGGCGGCGCGCCGGCGAGCGCCCCGAGCACGGGCAGGCCTCTCTGCGGGCCGCGGACGGGCTGATCCAGGCGATGCTGCAGCAGTCGCTCGCGGGGATCTTCGTGGTGCAGGACGAGCGCTTCCGCTACCTCAACCCGCGCCTCACCGAGATCTTTGCGACGGACGAGGCGTGGCTCCGCGAGCGCAGCGTGTGGGAGGTGGTGCACCCGGACGACCGCGCCAGCGCCGAGGCGTACGCGCGGGGCCAGCTGTACGGCCCACCGCGCGCCGCCCACTACTCGCTGCGTGGCGTGCGCGCCGACGGGCGGGTCGTCTGGCTGGAGATCCACGCATCGCGCGCGGAGGTGGAGGGGCGCGCCGCCGCCGTGGGCCTGGTGGTGGACGTGTCGGAGCGGGTGACGGCTGAGCAGGAGCGGCAGGAGGCGGTGGCCGCGCGCGACCGCTTCTACGCGATGGCGAGCCACGAGCTGCGCACCCCGGTGAGCGCCGTGATGCTCTACAACGAGCTCCTCCTGGGCGAAGGCTACGGCGCCCTGGGCCCCGAGCAGCGCGACGCCGTGGAGCGCTCGCAGCGCTGCGCCGCCGACCTGCTGGAGCTGATCAACGACCTGCTCGACCTCTCCCGCCTGGAGTCGGGGAAGATGGAGCCCCGCATCGAGGAGGTGGAGCTGGTGGCGCTGGCCAGGGACGCCGTGGCGGCGGTGGAGGTGATCGCGGCGGAGCAGGCGTGCACCGTCACCCTGGAAGCCCCGGAGCCCCCGCTGGTCGTGGGCGGCGATGGGAAGCGCATCCGCCAGATCCTCCTCAACCTGCTGGGGAACGCGGTGAAGTACGGCCACGGCCGCCCGGTCCGCGTCCGCGTGGCGCGCCACGGCGGCGGCGCCATCGTCGAAGTGGCCGACCTGGGCCCCGGCATCCCCGCCGCGGACCAGGCGCGCATCTTCGAGGACTTCGTGCGCCTGGACGACGCCGCGGACCAGGGCACCGGCCTCGGCCTCCCCATCGCGCGCCGCCTTGCCCAGCTCCTCGGCGGCTCCCTCGAAGTCGCCTCCGTCGTTGGGCAGGGAAGCACGTTTCGCCTGACCCTCCCCTCCTGA
- the nadA gene encoding quinolinate synthase NadA yields the protein MIQISDALKTPLDYARLTREELAERIRRRKTELNAVILGHNYQRVEIQEVSDYLGDSLGLSQEAARTDADVIVFCGVHFMAETAKILSPGKTVLMPDLRAGCPMADFVTGDALRRLKAQYPGAVVVAYVNSTAEVKAESDISCTSANVVQVIDTIPADRTILLVPDRNLARYAAERSGRPYVIAGREEGEVKPGSIVAWDGYCYVHDDLVLDELAAAKKKHPRALVVIHPESRAELLAQADMVASTAKMVDIAEQNDEVIFGTERGIVDRLKARFPEKTLVPLSGAAICGNMKVNTIAKLAWCLDHQQHELVLDEDVRTRAELSLRRMLDLNQGWVAPTAEEAALEEAGLRKPGCGCA from the coding sequence TTGATCCAGATCTCCGACGCCCTGAAGACGCCGCTCGACTACGCCCGCCTCACCCGCGAAGAGCTGGCCGAGCGCATCCGCCGCCGGAAGACGGAGCTGAACGCCGTCATCCTGGGCCACAACTACCAGCGCGTGGAGATCCAGGAAGTCAGCGACTATCTGGGCGATTCCCTGGGCCTGTCGCAGGAGGCCGCCCGCACGGACGCGGACGTGATCGTCTTCTGCGGCGTGCACTTCATGGCCGAGACGGCCAAGATCCTGTCGCCGGGCAAGACGGTGCTGATGCCGGACCTGCGCGCCGGCTGCCCGATGGCGGACTTCGTCACGGGCGACGCGCTGCGCCGGCTGAAGGCGCAGTACCCGGGCGCCGTGGTGGTGGCGTACGTCAACTCGACGGCCGAGGTCAAGGCGGAGTCGGACATCAGCTGCACGTCGGCCAACGTGGTGCAGGTGATCGACACCATCCCCGCCGATCGCACCATCCTGCTGGTGCCCGACCGCAACCTGGCCCGCTACGCCGCCGAGCGCAGCGGCCGCCCGTACGTGATCGCGGGTCGCGAGGAGGGCGAGGTGAAGCCGGGGAGCATCGTGGCGTGGGACGGCTACTGCTACGTGCACGACGACCTGGTGCTGGACGAGCTGGCAGCCGCGAAGAAGAAGCACCCGCGCGCCCTCGTGGTCATCCACCCCGAGTCGCGCGCCGAGCTCCTGGCGCAGGCGGACATGGTGGCTTCGACGGCGAAGATGGTGGACATCGCCGAGCAGAACGACGAGGTGATCTTTGGCACCGAGCGCGGCATCGTGGACCGCCTCAAGGCGCGCTTCCCGGAAAAGACGCTGGTGCCGCTCAGCGGCGCGGCGATCTGCGGGAACATGAAGGTGAACACGATCGCCAAGCTGGCCTGGTGCCTGGACCACCAGCAGCACGAACTGGTGCTGGACGAGGACGTGCGCACCCGCGCCGAGCTCTCGCTGCGCCGCATGCTGGACCTCAACCAGGGCTGGGTCGCCCCCACCGCCGAAGAGGCCGCGCTGGAAGAGGCCGGCCTCCGCAAACCGGGCTGCGGCTGCGCCTGA
- a CDS encoding ACT domain-containing protein, translated as MPLFVAVMPPLRLTILPEALTVCRLAAGDAFPSWLPTHGFLSVTRTSDELSVVCAADAVPAGVRCEPGWRALAVAGPLDFDLTGVLASIATPLAEAGISIFAISTFDTDYVLVKADRLGDATDALRHAGHRFL; from the coding sequence TTGCCCCTCTTCGTCGCCGTGATGCCGCCGCTGCGCCTCACCATCCTCCCGGAAGCGCTCACCGTCTGCCGCCTGGCCGCAGGTGACGCGTTTCCGTCGTGGCTCCCGACCCACGGCTTCCTCTCCGTCACCCGCACGTCCGACGAGCTTTCGGTCGTCTGCGCGGCGGATGCGGTGCCGGCCGGCGTCCGCTGCGAGCCCGGTTGGCGCGCCCTGGCCGTCGCGGGTCCGCTCGATTTCGATCTGACCGGCGTCCTCGCCTCCATCGCCACGCCGCTGGCGGAGGCGGGGATCAGCATCTTCGCGATCTCCACCTTCGACACCGATTACGTGCTGGTGAAGGCGGATCGGCTTGGCGATGCGACGGATGCGCTGCGGCACGCGGGCCACCGCTTTCTGTGA
- a CDS encoding peroxiredoxin gives MADGLLAVGSEAPVFEAETTDGARVSLPEFRGRSAVLLMFYPQDDTPGCTAQMCAARDQSADYAAAGIVRFGVNPGSLDSHRDFVSKYSLDFPLIVDANADIASAYGVIREGGGVGRATYLIDREGRIAYAAPGAHGFAEIAGAAGV, from the coding sequence ATGGCGGATGGACTTCTGGCGGTGGGGAGCGAGGCTCCCGTATTCGAGGCGGAGACGACGGACGGGGCGCGCGTATCGCTCCCCGAGTTCCGAGGCAGGAGCGCGGTTCTCCTCATGTTCTACCCGCAGGACGACACGCCCGGGTGCACCGCCCAGATGTGCGCCGCCCGCGACCAGAGCGCCGACTACGCCGCGGCCGGCATCGTCCGCTTCGGCGTGAATCCGGGCTCGCTGGACAGCCATCGCGACTTCGTCTCCAAGTACTCGCTCGACTTCCCCCTGATCGTCGACGCCAACGCCGACATCGCCAGCGCGTACGGCGTGATCCGCGAGGGCGGCGGCGTGGGGAGGGCGACGTACCTGATCGACCGCGAGGGACGCATCGCGTACGCGGCCCCGGGCGCGCACGGGTTCGCCGAGATCGCGGGAGCGGCCGGTGTCTGA
- a CDS encoding MBL fold metallo-hydrolase: MSDAPRGELVVRTFTGGPFTQNSYLVSCARTGSSILVDAGAATPEALEAARATGVAIDAIVLTHAHIDHVDGLSHAKRETGAPIYLHADDRQLYDGAPAQAEWFGMRMAPLPPVDRALEHGGTVQVGDCTLLVRHAPGHAPGHVILVGDGVALVGDVIFMGSIGRTDLPGGDLQTLMKSIREEILTLPDTTTLYNGHGPATTVGHERVSNPFITGVYGGSRFA, translated from the coding sequence GTGTCTGATGCGCCGCGGGGGGAGCTCGTCGTCCGCACCTTTACGGGCGGGCCGTTCACGCAGAACAGCTACCTGGTGAGCTGCGCGCGCACCGGCTCCTCCATCTTGGTGGACGCCGGCGCGGCGACGCCGGAAGCGCTGGAGGCGGCACGTGCGACCGGCGTCGCCATCGACGCGATCGTGCTGACCCACGCGCACATCGACCACGTGGACGGGCTGTCGCACGCGAAGCGCGAGACAGGCGCTCCCATCTACCTCCACGCCGACGACCGGCAGCTCTACGACGGCGCGCCGGCGCAGGCGGAGTGGTTCGGGATGCGGATGGCCCCGCTACCGCCCGTGGATCGCGCGCTGGAGCACGGGGGCACGGTGCAGGTGGGCGACTGCACGCTCCTCGTGCGGCACGCGCCGGGGCACGCGCCCGGGCACGTGATCCTGGTGGGGGACGGGGTGGCGCTGGTGGGAGACGTGATCTTCATGGGGTCCATCGGCCGCACCGACCTCCCCGGCGGGGACCTGCAGACGCTGATGAAGTCCATCCGCGAGGAGATCCTGACCCTCCCGGACACCACCACGCTGTACAACGGCCACGGCCCGGCGACCACCGTGGGCCACGAGCGCGTGAGCAACCCGTTCATCACCGGCGTCTACGGCGGCAGCCGCTTCGCGTGA
- the purN gene encoding phosphoribosylglycinamide formyltransferase — MNEPVRVAVLASGGGSNLQALIDRFRGEAPPVRVELVVASRAGIGALERAQRAGITGIVVDPREYGDGHAARLLAALEEHRIGLVVLAGYLSLVPAEVVERFRGRMLNIHPALLPAFGGRGMYGMRVHRAVIESGVRVSGATVHRVDDRYDEGEIVAQWPVPVLPGDTPETLAARVLAVEHRILPLAVEAVALGETPHDTPGGPICFDLYASPAPPEASVRATLASILS; from the coding sequence TTGAACGAACCCGTGCGCGTCGCCGTCCTCGCATCCGGCGGGGGGAGCAACCTGCAGGCGCTGATCGACCGCTTCCGCGGCGAGGCGCCGCCGGTGCGCGTGGAGCTGGTGGTCGCCAGCCGGGCGGGAATCGGCGCGCTGGAGAGGGCGCAGCGCGCGGGGATCACCGGGATCGTGGTGGACCCGCGCGAGTACGGAGACGGGCACGCGGCGCGCCTGCTGGCGGCGCTGGAGGAGCACCGGATCGGGCTGGTGGTGCTCGCGGGGTACCTGTCGCTGGTGCCGGCGGAGGTGGTGGAGCGGTTTCGCGGGAGGATGCTCAACATCCACCCGGCGCTCCTGCCGGCGTTCGGCGGGCGCGGGATGTACGGGATGCGCGTGCACCGCGCCGTCATCGAATCGGGGGTGCGCGTGTCCGGCGCGACGGTGCACCGCGTGGACGACCGCTACGACGAGGGCGAGATCGTGGCGCAGTGGCCCGTACCCGTGCTCCCGGGCGATACGCCGGAGACGCTCGCCGCGCGGGTGCTGGCGGTGGAGCACCGCATCCTACCCCTGGCCGTCGAGGCGGTGGCGCTCGGCGAGACGCCGCACGACACCCCCGGCGGCCCGATCTGCTTCGACCTGTACGCGTCGCCCGCGCCCCCCGAGGCATCGGTGCGCGCGACGCTGGCCTCCATCCTTAGCTGA
- the purH gene encoding bifunctional phosphoribosylaminoimidazolecarboxamide formyltransferase/IMP cyclohydrolase, producing the protein MPRALLSVSDKTGLLSFARALAERGWTLLSTGGTARALRDGGLAVTEVSEVTGHPEMMDGRVKTLHPAVHAGLLGRRANADDMEQMRAQGYEPIDLVAVNLYPFRETVARPGVTLEDAIENIDIGGPSMLRSAAKNHASVWVVVDPADYDAVLAGLEADDAGLRRRLAAKVFEHTSSYDRAIAGYLGEGRSLNLSLEKVQDLRYGENPDQRAAFYRDADAGGAGLAAMKQLHGKELSFNNLIDVDAALLAVSAWEGEALAACAIVKHTTPCGIAAGADPAEAYNKALQTDPTSAFGSVIAFNSEVTEQAAVLLRPNFVEAIVAPSFADGALRLLTEKKNLRLLTIPAAGGGAGETDFKRVRGGFVAQDRLSMRFPEDGWRVASERAPTGEEMDDLRFAWRAVATVKSNAILLARGGMALGIGAGQMSRVDSSRIAVMKARDNGFDLAGAALASDAFFPFRDGVDAAAQAGVRAIIQPGGSVRDDEVIAAANEHAIAMVFTGRRLFRH; encoded by the coding sequence ATGCCGCGTGCACTGCTGAGCGTATCGGACAAGACCGGCCTCCTCTCCTTTGCGCGCGCGCTGGCGGAGCGCGGCTGGACCCTCCTCTCCACCGGCGGCACCGCGCGCGCCCTCCGCGACGGCGGGCTCGCCGTGACGGAGGTGAGCGAGGTGACGGGGCATCCGGAGATGATGGATGGCCGCGTGAAGACGCTGCACCCCGCCGTGCACGCGGGGCTCCTGGGGCGCCGGGCGAACGCGGACGACATGGAGCAGATGCGGGCGCAGGGGTACGAGCCGATCGACCTGGTGGCCGTCAACCTGTACCCGTTTCGCGAGACGGTGGCGCGCCCCGGCGTCACGCTGGAGGACGCCATCGAGAACATCGACATCGGCGGGCCGTCGATGCTGCGCTCGGCCGCCAAGAACCACGCGAGCGTCTGGGTCGTGGTGGATCCGGCCGATTACGACGCCGTCCTCGCGGGCCTCGAGGCAGACGATGCGGGGCTGCGGCGGCGGCTGGCGGCAAAGGTCTTCGAGCACACCTCGTCGTACGACCGCGCCATCGCCGGCTACCTGGGCGAGGGCAGGTCGCTGAACCTGTCGCTCGAAAAGGTGCAGGACCTCCGCTACGGCGAGAACCCGGACCAGCGCGCGGCGTTCTACCGCGACGCGGATGCCGGCGGCGCCGGCCTGGCGGCGATGAAGCAGCTTCATGGCAAGGAGCTGTCGTTCAACAACCTGATCGACGTGGATGCCGCGCTCCTCGCCGTCTCCGCGTGGGAGGGGGAGGCGCTGGCGGCGTGCGCCATCGTTAAGCACACCACGCCGTGCGGCATCGCGGCCGGCGCGGACCCGGCGGAGGCGTACAACAAGGCGCTCCAGACCGATCCCACCAGCGCGTTCGGCTCGGTGATCGCCTTCAACAGCGAGGTGACGGAGCAGGCGGCCGTCCTCCTCCGCCCCAACTTCGTGGAGGCGATCGTCGCGCCCTCGTTCGCCGATGGCGCGCTGCGTCTGCTGACCGAGAAGAAGAACCTTCGCCTCCTCACCATCCCCGCGGCGGGCGGCGGGGCGGGGGAGACGGACTTCAAGCGGGTGCGCGGCGGATTCGTGGCGCAGGACCGCCTCTCGATGCGCTTCCCCGAGGACGGCTGGAGGGTCGCGTCCGAGCGCGCGCCGACCGGCGAGGAGATGGACGATCTGCGCTTCGCCTGGCGGGCGGTGGCGACGGTGAAGTCCAACGCGATCCTCCTGGCGCGCGGCGGGATGGCGCTGGGGATCGGCGCGGGGCAGATGAGCCGCGTGGACTCGTCGCGCATCGCGGTGATGAAGGCGCGCGACAACGGCTTCGACCTGGCGGGGGCGGCGCTCGCCTCCGACGCCTTCTTCCCCTTCCGCGACGGCGTGGACGCGGCGGCGCAGGCGGGTGTGCGCGCCATCATCCAGCCCGGCGGCTCCGTCCGCGACGACGAGGTGATCGCCGCCGCCAACGAGCACGCGATCGCGATGGTGTTCACGGGGCGTAGGCTGTTCAGGCACTGA